The DNA window CTGGCGAAAAAGCTCCCTGCTCACGAGTTTATCATTGGTACTGAAGAAGGACTGTTACATCAACTGTGGAAACAGTGCCCAGATAAAAAATTCTATCTGGCTTCACCGAGACTAATCTGTCCCAACATGAAAGCGACAAACCTGGAGAAGGTCCTGGCTGCCCTGATTAGTTTAGAGCCGCGGATTACTGTACCGAAAGAAATTCGGGAACGAGCCGTTCATTCACTGAAGCGGATGTTGGCCATTACCTGATCGGCCAGGATGAAAAATGGCTTGACATTGGAGGATGTTTATGCGGCCAACACGATATTTAATTCAATTTGACCCTAGGCGTATTCATTTCGAACAGACAGACTTCTTGGTGATCGGCAGCGGGATTGCCGGTCTGTTCACGGCCTTGAAGGCCCAAAATTATGGCCAGGTAACTTGCCTGACCAAAAAGGGCATTACCGATACCAACACGGAGAGGGCGCAAGGAGGTATCGCCGTCGCGATCGATGAAAGCGATTCTCCCATTCTGCATCTGGAGGACACCTTGAAGGCCGGGGCCGGATTGTGCGACCAGGCAGCGGTAGAGGTGCTGGTAACAGAAGGACCAGCGCGGGTACATGATTTAATTCGTTTGGGCGCCCAATTTGATCACCATGGCGACACGATCGTTTTAACCAGAGAAGCGGCCCACAGCCGACCCAGAGTTGTGCACGCGCGCGATTTCACCGGCGATGAGATTCAACGGACCTTAGTCCGCAACTGCCGGGAGGCGGCCGATATTGTTATCAAAGAGAACCATTTTGTGCTTGATTTGTTGACCAACCGGGCTGGCCGGTGTCTGGGTGCGCTGGCTTATGATACCGAAAAACGCGAACTTGTTGCCTACATAGGACCAATCACGGTTGTGGCTACCGGAGGACTCGGACAATTATACCGGAACACCACCAATCCGGCTATTGCCACTGGAGATGGTTTAGCGGCTGGGTACCGGGCTGGTGCTGAACTTATGGATATGGAATTTATGCAGTTCCATCCTACTGCTCTGGCGGTACCACATGCTCCTCGATTTCTGATCAGTGAGGCGGTCAGGGGAGAGGGCGGCATTTTGCGAAATTCCCAGGGGAAACGGTTTATGCCGGATTATCATCCCGCGGCGGAACTCGCGCCGCGCGATGTAGTGGCCCGGGCGATCTGGCGTGAGCTCGCGGACACGGGGCAGGAATGTGTGTTCATGGACGTAACCCATCTCGAGCGGGAGTGGCTAAAAAAGCGTTTCCCCACGATTTTCAACACGTGTGCCTTTTATGGTCTGGACATGGGAACGGATCTGATTCCGGTCGCCCCGGCCGCTCACTATATGATGGGTGGAATTCGGACCAATCTAGATGGAGCGACCAATTTACCAGGATTGTATGCCTGTGGTGAAGCGGCCTGTAATGGTGTCCACGGAGCGAACAGATTAGCCAGCAATTCGCTTTTAGACGGGCT is part of the Bacillota bacterium genome and encodes:
- the nadB gene encoding L-aspartate oxidase, producing the protein MFMRPTRYLIQFDPRRIHFEQTDFLVIGSGIAGLFTALKAQNYGQVTCLTKKGITDTNTERAQGGIAVAIDESDSPILHLEDTLKAGAGLCDQAAVEVLVTEGPARVHDLIRLGAQFDHHGDTIVLTREAAHSRPRVVHARDFTGDEIQRTLVRNCREAADIVIKENHFVLDLLTNRAGRCLGALAYDTEKRELVAYIGPITVVATGGLGQLYRNTTNPAIATGDGLAAGYRAGAELMDMEFMQFHPTALAVPHAPRFLISEAVRGEGGILRNSQGKRFMPDYHPAAELAPRDVVARAIWRELADTGQECVFMDVTHLEREWLKKRFPTIFNTCAFYGLDMGTDLIPVAPAAHYMMGGIRTNLDGATNLPGLYACGEAACNGVHGANRLASNSLLDGLVFGHRIVEAVKNEIGKTVPWSREDLIDAAESGYPVRNEPSFDPKELTNQIKDLAWEYAGLIRSAQGLAIARQKLAALASEITGLVLEPDCLEAVNLLLSARLMVEAAARRTESRGAHFRHDYPERDDVNWLKHIILHNCLCSAC